The following are encoded in a window of Hevea brasiliensis isolate MT/VB/25A 57/8 unplaced genomic scaffold, ASM3005281v1 Scaf573, whole genome shotgun sequence genomic DNA:
- the LOC110644912 gene encoding small rubber particle protein-like, producing the protein MAECEESENIQREATEEEKRLKYFKFVPTAVDYIVVSLSNLYVFAKDNCPLKLAVEAVEYTVNCTVTPIYHQYCNVSNGALKFADSTVDVSISYVSSVVEQVSTQAYSVVGDAPEVVRVVIESTKTLYTNYESTAKEFFSTDDSKVEEYAVTAWRGLNKLPLFPQVANVVAPTASYCCEMYNQTVRSASEQGYSAFSYLPLVPTERIAQVFGDEAP; encoded by the exons ATGGCTGAATGTGAAGAAAGTGAGAATATCCAAAGAGAG GCAACTGAGGAGGAAAAGAGGCTTAAGTATTTCAAATTTGTGCCAACGGCTGTGGATTATATCGTGGTTTCCTTGTCAAACCTCTACGTTTTTGCCAAGGACAACTGTCCATTGAAGCTTGCTGTCGAGGCTGTTGAGTATACGGTGAACTGCACAGTTACGCCTATCTATCATCAGTACTGTAATGTTTCCAATGGGGCTCTCAAGTTTGCAGACAGCACG GTTGATGTATCGATCAGTTATGTTTCCTCAGTTGTCGAGCAGGTGTCTACCCAAGCTTATTCAGTGGTCGGAGATGCCCCAGAAGTTGTTCGTGTTGTGATAGAAAGTACAAAAACTTTGTACACCAATTATGAATCCACGGCCAAGGAGTTCTTCTCCACGGATGATTCAAAAGTAGAGGAATATGCTGTTACTGCTTGGCGCGGCCTTAATAAGCTGCCACTCTTCCCTCAAGTGGCAAATGTAGTTGCACCAACTGCTTCATATTGCTGTGAAATGTACAACCAAACTGTTCGTAGCGCTTCTGAGCAGGGATACAGTGCATTCTCTTATTTGCCTTTGGTGCCTACCGAGAGAATTGCTCAGGTGTTTGGAGATGAGGCGCCATAA